The proteins below come from a single Sphingomonas carotinifaciens genomic window:
- a CDS encoding VOC family protein: MTRYLHTMIRVTDPEATIRFFALLGLEEVRRIDNEQGRFTLIFLASKDDQAIGDRRVEVELTHNWDPETYGGGRNFGHLAYRVDDVYETCQRLADAGVTINRPPRDGHMAFVKTPDGISIELLQAGEPKAPAEPWASMPNTGSW, encoded by the coding sequence ATGACCAGGTACCTCCACACCATGATCCGGGTCACCGACCCGGAAGCGACGATCCGGTTCTTTGCCCTGCTCGGACTGGAAGAGGTGCGGCGCATCGACAATGAGCAGGGTCGATTCACGCTGATCTTCCTGGCGAGCAAGGACGATCAGGCGATCGGCGACCGCCGGGTCGAGGTCGAGCTGACCCACAATTGGGACCCGGAAACCTATGGCGGTGGCCGCAATTTCGGCCATCTCGCCTACCGGGTCGACGACGTGTACGAAACCTGCCAGCGGCTGGCCGATGCCGGGGTGACGATCAATCGTCCGCCGCGTGACGGCCACATGGCGTTCGTGAAGACGCCCGACGGCATTTCTATCGAACTGCTCCAGGCCGGTGAGCCCAAGGCCCCGGCCGAACCCTGGGCATCGATGCCCAACACCGGAAGCTGGTGA